The Lycium ferocissimum isolate CSIRO_LF1 chromosome 1, AGI_CSIRO_Lferr_CH_V1, whole genome shotgun sequence genome includes a region encoding these proteins:
- the LOC132052638 gene encoding protein ORANGE-GREEN, chloroplastic-like — MVWAGRMLCSTTPFCPSTSSFPRNNIKWRSMASDADASSSFSTSMDSESSDKNAAGFCIIEGPETVQDFAKMELQEIRDNIRSRRNKIFLHMEEVRRLRIQQRIKSAELGILTEAQENDLPNFPSFIPFLPPLTSANLKQYYATCFSLIAGVMLFGGLLAPSLELKLGLGGTSYADFIRSMHLPMQLSQVDPIVASFSGGAVGVISALMVVEINNVKLQEHKRCKYCLGTGYLACARCSNTGALVLIEPVSTVKGADNPLSPPNTERCPNCSGSGKVMCPTCLCTGMAMASEHDPRIDPFD; from the exons ATGGTGTGGGCAGGTAGAATGCTGTGCTCAACGACACCGTTTTGTCCTTCCACTTCATCTTTTCCtagaaataatattaaatggcgATCCATGGCTTCTGATGCTGATGCTTCTTCTTCATTCTCTACTTCTATGGATTCTGAATCTTCTGATAAAAACGCCGCCGG GTTTTGTATAATAGAAGGGCCTGAGACAGTACAGGACTTTGCCAAAATGGAGTTGCAAGAAATTCGAGATAATATTAGAAGTCGAAGAAACAAGATATTCTTGCATATGGAGGAG GTACGCCGGCTAAGAATACAACAAAGGATAAAGAGTGCTGAGCTCGGGATACTAACAGAGGCACAAGAAAATGATCTTCCTAATTTCCCATCATTTATTCCCTTTTTGCCGCCTCTT ACATCAGCAAATCTTAAGCAATATTATGCTACTTGTTTCTCCCTCATTGCTGGAGTTATGCTTTTTGGTGGACTTCTAGCACCTAGT TTGGAGCTAAAACTGGGATTAGGAGGCACATCATATGCTGATTTTATCCGAAGCATGCATCTACCAATGCAACTGAG TCAGGTCGATCCAATTGTGGCATCATTCTCTGGGGGTGCAGTTGGGGTGATCTCTGCGTTGATGGTTGTTGAAATCAATAATGTGAAACTTCAGGAACATAAGAGATGCAAGTACTGTCTTGGAACAG GATATCTTGCTTGTGCTCGATGTTCCAACACTGGAGCTCTTGTTCTTATCGAACCTGTTTCCACAGTTAAAGGAGCGGACAACCCTCTGTCACCACCTAATACAGAGAGGTGTCCCAACTGTTCAGGTTCAGGAAAG GTCATGTGCCCTACGTGCCTTTGTACTGGGATGGCTATGGCAAGTGAACACGATCCACGAATTGACCCCTTCGATTAA